In a genomic window of Halodesulfovibrio aestuarii DSM 17919 = ATCC 29578:
- a CDS encoding lactate racemase domain-containing protein encodes MPYPIFYDVEQTFETSQLDDIAKTVDTVFASFDSSSVKQNARIGITVGSRGIDCIVPLLQAVVRNLKIMGLRPFIIPSMGSHGGSTAEGQTAILAKLGITEESAGCPIVSSIETVSLGTLNEGAEVFVAKDALEADYIFVMNRVKPHTLFHGEVESGLCKMLAIGLGKPRGADNLHNFPLEQVIKPAALRILENITLLAGLAIVENAVEQLHSIRLCTPEDIVKTDSALLSVSSALLPRIPVDSLDLLIIDEMGKNISGTGMDTNVIGTWRRMAGERKPEYKTLVVLNLTPQSQGNAHGIGMADLIPQRLADSIDPTATYANSLTTGVWASGRLPITLPTDKAVIDAALAKAPEHIRAVRITNTLSLQHFWATEAVLDDLAMAGATIHLPCSHPLEFDDAGTLQPFYKLPDKT; translated from the coding sequence ATGCCATACCCTATCTTCTATGACGTCGAACAAACATTTGAGACGTCTCAACTTGATGATATTGCAAAGACCGTAGATACGGTATTTGCTTCTTTTGACAGTTCGTCAGTAAAGCAAAACGCACGAATCGGCATTACGGTCGGCTCACGTGGTATCGACTGCATTGTGCCGCTGCTGCAAGCTGTTGTACGCAACCTTAAAATCATGGGACTGCGTCCTTTCATCATACCTTCAATGGGTTCCCATGGCGGTTCTACCGCTGAAGGGCAGACTGCTATTCTTGCCAAGCTCGGCATCACAGAAGAGTCAGCGGGGTGCCCTATTGTTTCATCTATAGAGACAGTCAGCCTTGGAACGCTGAATGAAGGCGCAGAAGTATTTGTGGCAAAAGATGCACTGGAAGCGGACTATATTTTTGTGATGAACCGTGTAAAGCCGCACACGCTGTTCCATGGAGAAGTCGAATCCGGCCTGTGCAAGATGCTCGCAATTGGACTCGGCAAACCTCGCGGGGCAGACAACCTGCACAACTTCCCGCTGGAACAAGTAATCAAACCTGCTGCGCTGCGTATACTGGAAAATATTACCCTGCTCGCAGGTCTCGCTATAGTAGAGAATGCTGTAGAACAACTGCACAGCATACGGCTCTGCACACCGGAAGATATAGTAAAAACAGATTCTGCCCTGTTGTCTGTGTCCTCTGCTCTTCTGCCGCGTATTCCTGTTGATTCGCTTGACCTTCTCATCATCGATGAAATGGGCAAGAATATCAGCGGAACCGGCATGGATACCAACGTTATCGGAACATGGCGACGTATGGCTGGCGAGCGAAAGCCGGAATACAAAACACTTGTCGTGTTGAACCTTACCCCGCAATCACAAGGCAACGCGCACGGCATCGGCATGGCTGATCTCATCCCGCAACGTCTTGCAGATTCCATAGACCCCACCGCAACGTATGCAAACTCGCTCACTACCGGAGTATGGGCAAGCGGACGATTGCCAATAACACTCCCTACAGACAAGGCCGTTATTGATGCAGCACTGGCAAAAGCTCCAGAGCATATACGGGCAGTGCGCATCACAAACACGCTCTCTTTGCAACATTTCTGGGCGACAGAAGCAGTTCTCGACGATCTTGCAATGGCTGGCGCAACCATCCACCTACCATGCTCTCATCCTCTCGAGTTTGACGACGCCGGTACTCTGCAGCCATTTTATAAACTACCGGACAAAACGTGA
- a CDS encoding GntR family transcriptional regulator, with the protein MKNCPPSQLVADHLEDLILSGQLLPRERLGETDMADRFSVKRHVIRDAFKVLESKGLIETKRYKGARVVSLSMKEISDVFDIRINLERFAYSLALNNMREEDFSELEAIAAKFLDSVDTANVEELSRLNTEFHNIIYKRADNAALVEIINDLHVKLYITRYAAWDKREYILQSGEEHLEFIEAMRKKDIDVLNDLSRRHIYNSKTAYEKRISKITPLALCEKEVGLK; encoded by the coding sequence ATGAAGAACTGTCCTCCTAGCCAGCTTGTTGCTGACCATTTGGAAGATCTTATTCTTTCAGGACAGCTGTTGCCAAGAGAGCGTCTTGGCGAAACAGACATGGCAGACAGATTTTCTGTTAAGCGCCACGTTATTCGTGACGCCTTCAAGGTTCTTGAGAGTAAAGGGCTTATTGAAACGAAGCGATACAAAGGTGCACGTGTTGTAAGTCTTTCTATGAAAGAGATCAGCGACGTGTTCGATATCCGTATTAATTTAGAAAGATTTGCCTACAGCCTTGCCCTGAATAATATGCGTGAAGAGGATTTTTCGGAGCTTGAAGCCATTGCCGCAAAATTTCTTGATAGCGTAGATACGGCAAATGTTGAAGAGTTGAGCCGGTTAAATACAGAATTTCATAATATTATATATAAGCGTGCGGACAATGCGGCATTGGTTGAAATCATCAATGATCTGCATGTTAAACTTTATATTACGCGTTATGCCGCATGGGATAAAAGAGAGTACATTCTCCAGTCCGGAGAAGAGCATTTAGAGTTTATTGAGGCAATGCGGAAAAAAGATATCGATGTGTTAAATGATCTTTCTCGCAGACATATTTACAATTCCAAGACTGCCTATGAAAAGCGCATCTCTAAAATTACTCCTCTTGCGTTATGTGAGAAAGAAGTTGGCTTAAAATAA
- a CDS encoding ShlB/FhaC/HecB family hemolysin secretion/activation protein, which produces MHKLATALLLLCNVSLLLMGQPLDGYSSTEESIFRNDAVLQQQEEQRRKELQKKHKEQYEKSLGDEEYLLPKSPEEADQKICVSIKTISLTGCTLLDEDEYSEIIARYSSKCLRLADIKELIRELTNLYIAKGYITSRIFVPQQDMGSGVLKLVVVEGEVTSFKFNPPAENGERQLYCAFPDLNGRKLNIRDIEQGLDQLNKLPSNNAKIRLEPGEKVGTTCVVIDNQPTRTWRPAFGVDNSGQELTGTTQFLSSFEKDNLFDLNDLLSISFSGDAENLFNYEGLRSYSLQSFYTMGYGYWSFSGTFGVFKYNSLIGDGNMQLRNTGETLTGGASLERVVYRSANSKFTLGTSFLSRCIRTYLDDTKLLASSYQLTDLSMYGSGVVRVLGTAISIRGEYTKGLPIFGVQPTDSEFSLASPQTTFDKATLNLSVMRPFTIYSNQFVFSSIFSTQWSPDTLYSAEQFSIGSRYTVRGFHEDNIYGSTGGYVRNDLALIIPMEDMWGLAKSIEIFAGYDAGCVLEDQHDAYNGGTLQGAVLGIRTGGGRLAAEIVFAKPLDAPDYLLKNDFEIYSSVKLTF; this is translated from the coding sequence ATGCACAAACTTGCTACTGCTCTACTTTTATTATGCAACGTATCGCTTTTGTTGATGGGTCAACCTCTTGATGGGTATTCAAGTACGGAAGAATCTATATTTAGAAACGATGCTGTATTACAACAACAAGAAGAACAACGAAGGAAAGAACTACAGAAAAAACACAAAGAGCAGTACGAAAAATCTCTTGGTGATGAAGAGTACTTGCTACCCAAAAGCCCTGAAGAGGCAGATCAAAAAATATGTGTTTCAATAAAGACCATATCACTGACTGGGTGCACGTTACTTGATGAAGATGAGTATAGTGAAATTATAGCACGCTATAGCTCCAAGTGCTTGCGCCTTGCTGATATTAAGGAGCTTATACGCGAGCTAACAAACCTCTACATCGCAAAAGGATACATAACTTCACGTATTTTTGTCCCACAACAAGATATGGGTTCTGGCGTGTTGAAGTTAGTTGTTGTTGAAGGAGAGGTAACGTCTTTTAAATTTAATCCGCCAGCAGAAAATGGAGAAAGGCAACTCTATTGTGCTTTCCCAGATCTTAATGGTCGTAAGCTTAATATTCGAGATATTGAGCAGGGACTTGATCAGCTTAATAAGTTGCCTTCAAATAATGCTAAAATACGCCTTGAGCCTGGTGAAAAAGTTGGCACAACATGTGTGGTTATTGACAATCAGCCGACGCGTACCTGGCGTCCCGCTTTCGGTGTAGACAACTCCGGTCAAGAGCTTACGGGCACGACACAATTTTTGTCTTCTTTTGAAAAAGACAACTTGTTCGACCTAAATGATCTTCTTTCTATTTCGTTTAGTGGTGATGCTGAAAATCTATTTAATTATGAAGGATTGAGGAGTTATAGTCTGCAATCTTTCTATACGATGGGGTATGGGTATTGGTCTTTTTCGGGAACCTTTGGTGTATTTAAATATAACAGCCTCATCGGTGATGGAAATATGCAATTGCGTAACACAGGTGAAACCTTGACAGGTGGAGCCTCGTTAGAGCGTGTTGTGTATCGAAGTGCTAATAGCAAATTTACTCTTGGAACATCCTTTTTAAGTCGTTGTATACGCACCTACCTTGACGACACAAAATTACTTGCAAGCAGCTATCAACTTACAGATCTTTCGATGTACGGCAGTGGTGTTGTCCGTGTATTAGGCACCGCCATATCCATTCGTGGTGAGTACACTAAGGGACTGCCAATATTTGGCGTTCAGCCAACGGATTCTGAGTTTTCTTTGGCGTCACCTCAGACAACATTTGATAAAGCCACATTGAATCTTAGTGTAATGCGCCCGTTTACGATTTATTCAAACCAGTTCGTATTTTCATCTATTTTTTCCACCCAATGGTCTCCAGATACTCTCTACTCTGCGGAACAGTTCAGCATAGGGAGTAGGTATACGGTGCGTGGATTTCATGAGGACAATATTTATGGAAGTACCGGGGGATATGTAAGGAATGATTTGGCATTGATCATTCCTATGGAAGATATGTGGGGGTTGGCGAAGTCTATTGAAATATTTGCTGGGTATGATGCTGGATGTGTATTGGAGGATCAGCATGATGCCTATAACGGGGGGACACTGCAAGGTGCAGTATTGGGAATACGCACCGGTGGCGGACGTTTGGCGGCAGAAATTGTTTTCGCAAAGCCATTAGATGCGCCTGATTATCTTTTGAAAAATGATTTTGAAATATATTCCTCTGTAAAGCTAACGTTTTAA
- a CDS encoding aldehyde ferredoxin oxidoreductase family protein: protein MRILRINTRTQEYAFEELGEYAGLGGRALTSRVVNKEVPADCHALSAENKLVFASGVLACTNAANSGRVSVGAKSPLTGGIKESNSGGQFANQMGKMDLQAIILEDKPEDGSDFSNIFISKDEVKFSPAKEIVGMHNYPAQEKLQEEFGKKAVTCLCGPAGEHCMQAATIQFSDPEGLPTRSAGRGGMGAVLGSKKVKSIILDPEVKGKAVMGDEEGFKAARKEWTDILRSHPVTSEGLPAFGTAILVNIVNEAGALPTKNFRTGRFENAGKISGETLAETITKREGKVSHGCHTGCIIQCSQVYNDKNGKMLTTGFEYETIWGFGAHLLIDDLDLIATMDRTCDEIGMDTIEMASSLAMAMEGGLIAWGDGPAALEYLRKVGTGDPVGRILGNGAGFTAAAFGVDRIPTVKNQSMPAYDPRAVKGVGVTYATTPMGADHTAGYAVCQNVLKCGGDIDGHSKEGNVEVSKNLQIATAAVDSLGLCLFVAFAVLDDERGVPCMAKLVSGLLGSEYSVDDVVNLGIGALQDELDFNRRAGFTEKDDQLPRWFTEEALPPHNVKWDFTAKELQGAKV from the coding sequence ATGAGAATTCTTAGAATTAATACTCGAACTCAGGAATACGCTTTTGAAGAGCTTGGTGAATATGCAGGCCTTGGTGGTCGCGCTCTTACTTCCCGCGTTGTAAACAAAGAAGTGCCTGCTGATTGTCATGCACTTTCTGCTGAAAACAAACTTGTTTTTGCATCCGGTGTTCTTGCCTGCACAAATGCTGCTAACTCTGGCCGTGTTTCCGTAGGCGCTAAATCTCCACTTACCGGTGGTATTAAAGAAAGTAACTCCGGTGGCCAGTTTGCCAACCAGATGGGCAAAATGGATCTTCAGGCAATTATCCTTGAAGACAAGCCTGAAGACGGTTCTGACTTTTCCAATATTTTTATTTCTAAAGACGAAGTAAAGTTCTCTCCTGCTAAAGAAATTGTTGGGATGCATAACTACCCTGCACAGGAAAAATTGCAGGAAGAGTTCGGTAAAAAAGCGGTCACCTGTCTTTGTGGTCCTGCGGGCGAACATTGCATGCAGGCTGCAACCATTCAGTTCTCCGACCCTGAAGGTCTTCCTACCCGTTCTGCAGGTCGTGGTGGTATGGGTGCTGTTCTTGGTTCCAAGAAAGTAAAATCCATCATCCTTGATCCAGAAGTTAAGGGTAAAGCTGTTATGGGCGACGAAGAAGGCTTTAAAGCTGCCCGTAAAGAGTGGACAGACATCCTTCGCAGTCACCCTGTAACCAGCGAAGGGCTTCCGGCATTCGGTACCGCAATCCTCGTTAACATTGTTAACGAAGCAGGCGCGTTGCCAACTAAAAACTTCCGTACCGGTCGTTTTGAGAATGCTGGCAAAATTTCCGGTGAAACTCTGGCTGAAACCATTACTAAACGTGAAGGTAAAGTTTCCCACGGTTGTCACACAGGTTGTATCATCCAGTGCTCACAGGTGTACAACGACAAGAACGGTAAAATGCTTACCACTGGTTTTGAATATGAAACCATCTGGGGATTCGGCGCACATCTTCTCATTGATGACCTTGATCTCATCGCCACTATGGACCGTACCTGTGATGAAATCGGTATGGACACCATCGAAATGGCCAGCTCCCTTGCAATGGCAATGGAAGGCGGCCTTATCGCATGGGGCGACGGCCCTGCCGCTCTTGAATACCTCAGAAAAGTCGGTACCGGCGATCCTGTAGGTCGTATTCTTGGTAACGGTGCAGGCTTTACCGCAGCAGCATTCGGCGTTGACCGTATCCCGACTGTTAAAAACCAGTCTATGCCGGCATATGACCCGCGTGCAGTAAAAGGTGTCGGTGTTACCTACGCAACGACTCCAATGGGTGCTGACCATACCGCTGGTTATGCTGTATGTCAGAACGTTCTGAAATGTGGTGGCGACATTGATGGTCACAGCAAAGAAGGTAACGTTGAAGTTTCCAAGAACCTTCAGATTGCAACCGCAGCTGTTGACTCCCTTGGCCTCTGCCTCTTCGTAGCGTTTGCTGTTCTCGATGACGAACGCGGTGTTCCTTGCATGGCGAAACTCGTTTCCGGTCTTCTCGGTTCCGAATACAGCGTTGATGACGTAGTAAATCTCGGTATCGGTGCACTTCAGGACGAGCTTGACTTTAACCGTCGCGCAGGATTTACCGAAAAAGACGATCAGCTTCCACGCTGGTTCACAGAAGAAGCTCTCCCGCCACATAACGTGAAATGGGACTTCACTGCAAAAGAACTTCAGGGCGCTAAAGTTTAG
- a CDS encoding glutamate decarboxylase: MPLHNHKVIIDDLFTTEAMAKPLNVHRISRKERNAEAVYQMIHDELLLDGNSRQNMATFCSTWLEREVHELMEECIDKNMIDKDEYPQTAEIESRCVSMLSTLWNAKECTNHAATDCPPAIGCSTTGSSEAAMLGGMALKWNWKARRIAAGKPYDKPNLVCGPVQVCWHKFARYWEIELRELPMEKGKYMSSPKDVIAHCDENTIGVVQTLGTTFTGHYEPVADVHAALDKLQQETGLDIPMHVDAASGGFVAPFMHPEIKWDFRLPRVKSINASGHKYGLAPLGCGWVIWATEKDLPEDLIFRVNYLGGQMPTFALNFSRPGGEVVAQYYNFLRLGYEGYIKVQEAAFAAARYFAAGLEQFNLFEFINNSSKGLPLICWKLKDDATPPFSLYQLSDGLRERGWLIPTYTLPPNCEEIVVQRIVVRHGTSVDMLSLLLKDFKEVIAELTENPPLNPDKKRTSFNHS, from the coding sequence ATGCCCCTTCATAATCACAAAGTTATTATTGATGACCTCTTCACCACTGAAGCTATGGCAAAACCCTTGAACGTGCATCGGATATCCCGCAAAGAGCGCAATGCGGAAGCTGTGTACCAGATGATTCACGACGAGCTTCTCCTTGACGGCAATTCACGTCAGAACATGGCGACATTCTGTTCTACTTGGCTTGAACGGGAAGTTCATGAACTTATGGAAGAATGTATCGACAAAAACATGATCGACAAAGATGAATATCCGCAGACGGCAGAAATTGAGTCCCGCTGCGTGTCAATGCTCTCTACCCTTTGGAATGCCAAAGAATGTACGAACCATGCTGCAACGGATTGTCCGCCCGCAATCGGCTGCTCCACTACAGGCTCAAGCGAAGCTGCCATGCTTGGAGGTATGGCGCTTAAATGGAATTGGAAGGCACGCCGGATAGCCGCCGGAAAGCCGTACGACAAACCCAACCTTGTCTGCGGCCCTGTTCAGGTATGCTGGCACAAGTTTGCCCGCTACTGGGAAATTGAACTGCGTGAACTGCCCATGGAAAAAGGCAAATACATGTCCTCTCCGAAAGACGTAATCGCCCACTGTGATGAAAACACCATCGGGGTCGTACAGACCCTCGGCACTACCTTCACAGGGCACTATGAACCTGTTGCGGATGTTCACGCCGCCCTCGACAAGCTTCAACAAGAAACAGGGCTCGACATACCTATGCACGTTGATGCTGCAAGCGGCGGTTTTGTTGCTCCGTTCATGCATCCCGAAATCAAATGGGATTTCCGGCTCCCCCGCGTCAAGTCGATCAACGCGTCAGGTCACAAATACGGGCTTGCACCTCTCGGCTGCGGCTGGGTGATATGGGCAACAGAAAAAGATCTTCCGGAAGATCTTATTTTCCGCGTCAACTATCTTGGCGGACAAATGCCAACCTTCGCTCTTAACTTCTCACGTCCCGGTGGCGAGGTTGTCGCGCAATACTACAACTTCCTCCGCCTCGGATACGAGGGCTACATAAAAGTACAGGAAGCCGCCTTTGCTGCCGCACGATATTTTGCAGCCGGACTCGAACAATTCAACTTATTCGAGTTCATCAACAACAGTTCCAAAGGACTTCCGCTCATCTGCTGGAAACTTAAAGATGACGCAACTCCACCTTTCAGCCTCTACCAGCTCTCAGACGGGTTGCGCGAACGCGGCTGGCTTATACCAACCTACACCCTGCCGCCAAACTGCGAAGAGATCGTCGTGCAACGCATTGTTGTCCGGCACGGCACCAGCGTGGATATGCTCAGCCTGCTGCTCAAAGATTTCAAAGAGGTCATAGCTGAACTGACGGAAAACCCTCCGCTTAATCCGGACAAAAAGCGCACGTCGTTCAACCATTCGTAG
- a CDS encoding DJ-1/PfpI family protein, giving the protein MPAKRILMIVGDFVEDYEVMVPYQMLLLAGHSVDTVSPDKNAGEFIATAIHDFEGHQTYTEKRGHNFLLNTSFETIDVDDYDGLILPGGRAPEFLRLDTRVLTIVRTMHEAKKPIGAICHGPQILVAAKVLKGVACCPYPAVNPEILQSGGTLELFNDTYSNACVSGHIVTAPAWPAHPAFIKAFLDLLGTTIEP; this is encoded by the coding sequence ATGCCAGCAAAACGAATTCTTATGATCGTTGGAGATTTTGTAGAAGATTATGAAGTGATGGTGCCCTATCAGATGCTGCTACTTGCGGGACATTCTGTAGACACGGTTTCTCCGGATAAAAACGCAGGTGAATTCATTGCCACTGCAATTCATGATTTCGAAGGACACCAGACCTACACAGAAAAGCGCGGACATAATTTCCTTTTGAATACAAGTTTTGAAACTATTGACGTTGACGACTACGACGGGCTTATCCTTCCCGGTGGTCGTGCTCCGGAATTCCTGCGTCTTGATACCCGTGTACTGACAATTGTCCGGACAATGCATGAAGCGAAAAAACCAATTGGCGCCATCTGTCACGGCCCACAGATTCTTGTGGCTGCCAAAGTCCTCAAAGGCGTTGCCTGTTGCCCGTATCCAGCAGTTAATCCAGAGATTTTACAATCGGGCGGCACACTGGAATTATTCAACGATACGTATTCAAACGCCTGTGTCAGCGGACACATTGTCACTGCTCCTGCGTGGCCTGCACATCCGGCATTCATCAAGGCTTTCCTTGACCTGCTAGGAACAACAATTGAACCATAA
- a CDS encoding TAXI family TRAP transporter solute-binding subunit, translating into MTQSINRIIIATATTGGTFYPAGVGIGTLINLKPAKTNNITATAINSARSGKHIEIMKP; encoded by the coding sequence ATGACGCAGAGCATTAACCGTATCATTATTGCTACTGCCACCACAGGCGGCACATTTTACCCCGCAGGTGTTGGTATCGGCACTCTTATTAATTTAAAACCTGCTAAAACTAATAACATTACCGCAACGGCTATTAACTCCGCACGCTCAGGTAAACACATTGAAATAATGAAACCATGA